A genomic segment from Cyprinus carpio isolate SPL01 chromosome A4, ASM1834038v1, whole genome shotgun sequence encodes:
- the LOC109089152 gene encoding semaphorin-3aa isoform X2, with product MDYLVGIFLLLCGVALPGRVAPQHTKENVPRLKLSYKEMLESSNLVTFTGLANSSGYDTFLMDEERGRLLVGAEDHVFSFDLVNINRDVKQIAWPATPSKRDECKWAGKDLGKDCSNFVRVLQPYNQTHIYICGTGAFHPICSYLEIGKRAEDNIFRLDANYFENGRGKSPYDPKMQSSSLLIDGELYSGTSADFMGRDFAIFRTLGSHHPIRTEQHDSRWLNDPRFLGIHLIPESDNPEDDKIFLFFKENAMDGEHTGKATISRIGQLCKNDMGGHRSLINKWTTFLKAKLTCSVPGLSGIDTHFDELQDVFLMSAKDPKNPVIYAVFTTSSNIFRGSAICMYSMADIRRVFLGPYAHRDGPNYQWVPFQGRVPYPRPGTCPSKTFGGFDSTKDLPDDVITFARLHPAMYNPVQPMGGKPIVVRTNVEYQFTQLVVDRVEAEDGQYDVMFIGTDLGTVLKVVTIPRESWHDLEEVVLEEMTVFREPTPITAMELSTKQQQLYLGSDLGISQMPLHRCEVYGKACAECCLARDPYCAWDGTECSRYFPTAKRRTRRQDIRNGDPLSQCSDLHHNDDLEGYSSVEERSVYGVENSSMFLECSPKSQRALIYWQLQRPNDERKHEIVIDERLSLTGQGLLIRSLTQADSGVYHCHAVEHGFIQPLRRIHLQVIPAQRVGELLLRASANDKDPSPKHKLWYRDFMSLLEHPDLNSVDEFCERVWKREKKPKGKKTPRVNPAAGVGTKTDKTPQTTAQTLQNLTQRMQNTPKVPINPTVQILPKSTGLQRSQIPGSTVNTESQSIKPDTQSTQKVQSPPESQRAQPNQGKRGTQTSQRGPPNTAKWKQLQENKRGRNRRTHEQQRPPRSV from the exons AAATGCTGGAATCCAGTAATCTAGTGACTTTCACTGGATTGGCAAACAGTTCAGGTTACGACACGTTCCTGATGGATGAAGAGAGAGGGAGATTGCTGGTTGGTGCGGAGGATCACGTCTTCTCTTTTGACCTGGTCAACATCAACAGAGACGTCAAACAG ATCGCCTGGCCCGCCACACCTTCCAAACGCGATGAATGCAAGTGGGCTGGAAAAGACCTTGGG AAAGATTGCTCAAACTTTGTGCGTGTGCTGCAGCCCTATAACCAGACGCATATTTACATATGTGGCACCGGAGCTTTCCATCCTATCTGTTCTTACCTGGAGATAGGCAAGCGAGCAGAg GACAACATCTTCAGACTGGATGCCAACTACTTTGAGAATGGACGTGGGAAAAGTCCCTATGATCCAAAGATGCAGTCCTCATCCCTCCTGATTG atGGAGAACTGTATTCTGGAACATCAGCAGACTTCATGGGACGAGACTTTGCCATTTTCCGAACACTTGGGTCACATCATCCAATCAGAACTGAGCAGCATGATTCTAGATGGCTGAATG ACCCCAGGTTTCTAGGAATACACCTGATCCCGGAGAGCGATAATCCTGAAGATGACAAGATTTTCCTGTTTTTCAAAGAAAACGCCATGGATGGTGAACATACAGGCAAAGCTACTATCTCCAGGATAGGACAACTGTGTAAG AATGACATGGGTGGACATAGGAGTCTCATAAACAAATGGACAACTTTCTTGAAAGCCAAGCTGACTTGCTCAGTTCCGGGCCTCAGTGGCATAGACACACATTTTGATGAACTGC AGGATGTGTTTCTAATGAGTGCTAAAGACCCAAAGAACCCAGTGATCTATGCTGTTTTTACTACATCCAG TAATATCTTCCGTGGATCAGCTATATGCATGTATAGTATGGCAGACATCCGAAGGGTATTTCTAGGTCCATATGCCCACAGGGACGGGCCAAACTACCAGTGGGTTCCCTTCCAGGGCAGAGTGCCATACCCCCGTCCTGGCACA TGTCCCAGCAAGACGTTTGGAGGCTTTGATTCCACCAAAGACCTTCCTGATGATGTAATCACATTTGCACGCCTGCATCCAGCCATGTATAACCCCGTGCAACCGATGGGTGGGAAGCCCATTGTGGTGCGCACGAACGTGGAGTACCAGTTCACTCAGCTGGTGGTGGATCGTGTGGAAGCTGAGGACGGCCAGTACGATGTCATGTTCATCGGCACAG ATTTAGGAACTGTGCTGAAGGTGGTGACCATTCCCAGGGAAAGCTGGCATGATCTGGAGGAAGTGGTGCTGGAAGAGATGACGGTGTTCAGG GAGCCAACACCTATTACTGCCATGGAGCTCTCCACTAAACAA CAACAGCTGTACCTCGGGTCAGATTTAGGGATTTCCCAGATGCCCCTGCACCGCTGTGAGGTCTATGGGAAGGCCTGTGCCGAGTGCTGCCTGGCAAGAGATCCATATTGTGCCTGGGACGGGACAGAGTGCTCTCGATATTTTCCGACTGCTAAGAG GAGAACAAGACGTCAGGACATCAGAAATGGTGATCCTCTTTCTCAGTGCTCTGATCTGCACCACAATG atgatCTGGAAGGATACAGCAGTGTGGAGGAAAGAAGTGTGTATGGTGTAGAGAACAGCAGCATGTTTCTGGAATGCAGCCCAAAGTCTCAGAGAGCTCTAATATACTGGCAGCTACAGAGACCCAATGATGAGCGTAAACATGAG ATTGTGATTGATGAAAGGCTGAGTCTTACGGGCCAGGGTTTGCTGATCAGAAGTCTAACCCAGGCCGATTCAGGAGTGTACCACTGTCATGCCGTCGAGCACGGCTTCATTCAACCACTGCGGCGTATTCACCTCCAGGTCATCCCAGCTCAGCGCGTGGGCGAGCTGCTTCTCCGGGCGAGCGCCAATGATAAGGACCCATCCCCCAAACACAAACTCTGGTATCGGGATTTCATGAGCCTGCTGGAGCACCCAGATCTCAACAGCGTGGACGAGTTCTGTGAGCGCGTTTGGAAGCGAGAGAAGAAACCGAAGGGAAAGAAAACCCCCAGAGTCAACCCTGCAGCTGGCGTGGGTACAAAAACAGATAAGACCCCTCAAACGACGGCTCAGACTTTGCAAAACCTGACGCAGAGAATGCAAAACACACCCAAAGTGCCGATCAACCCAACTGTTCAGATTCTCCCCAAGTCCACAGGTTTACAAAGAAGTCAAATCCCGGGAAGTACCGTGAACACAGAGAGCCAAAGCATCAAACCAGACACTCAGAGCACTCAGAAGGTCCAAAGTCCTCCCGAGAGCCAAAGAGCACAGCCGAACCAGGGAAAAAGAGGCACCCAGACCTCACAAAGAGGACCTCCTAACACAGCCAAGTGGAAACAGCTTCAGGAGAACAAAAGGGGGCGCAACCGCAGGACCCACGAACAGCAGAGACCACCACGCAGCGTGTGA
- the LOC109089152 gene encoding semaphorin-3aa isoform X3, producing MLESSNLVTFTGLANSSGYDTFLMDEERGRLLVGAEDHVFSFDLVNINRDVKQIAWPATPSKRDECKWAGKDLGKDCSNFVRVLQPYNQTHIYICGTGAFHPICSYLEIGKRAEDNIFRLDANYFENGRGKSPYDPKMQSSSLLIDGELYSGTSADFMGRDFAIFRTLGSHHPIRTEQHDSRWLNDPRFLGIHLIPESDNPEDDKIFLFFKENAMDGEHTGKATISRIGQLCKNDMGGHRSLINKWTTFLKAKLTCSVPGLSGIDTHFDELQDVFLMSAKDPKNPVIYAVFTTSSNIFRGSAICMYSMADIRRVFLGPYAHRDGPNYQWVPFQGRVPYPRPGTCPSKTFGGFDSTKDLPDDVITFARLHPAMYNPVQPMGGKPIVVRTNVEYQFTQLVVDRVEAEDGQYDVMFIGTDLGTVLKVVTIPRESWHDLEEVVLEEMTVFREPTPITAMELSTKQQQLYLGSDLGISQMPLHRCEVYGKACAECCLARDPYCAWDGTECSRYFPTAKRRTRRQDIRNGDPLSQCSDLHHNDDLEGYSSVEERSVYGVENSSMFLECSPKSQRALIYWQLQRPNDERKHEIVIDERLSLTGQGLLIRSLTQADSGVYHCHAVEHGFIQPLRRIHLQVIPAQRVGELLLRASANDKDPSPKHKLWYRDFMSLLEHPDLNSVDEFCERVWKREKKPKGKKTPRVNPAAGVGTKTDKTPQTTAQTLQNLTQRMQNTPKVPINPTVQILPKSTGLQRSQIPGSTVNTESQSIKPDTQSTQKVQSPPESQRAQPNQGKRGTQTSQRGPPNTAKWKQLQENKRGRNRRTHEQQRPPRSV from the exons ATGCTGGAATCCAGTAATCTAGTGACTTTCACTGGATTGGCAAACAGTTCAGGTTACGACACGTTCCTGATGGATGAAGAGAGAGGGAGATTGCTGGTTGGTGCGGAGGATCACGTCTTCTCTTTTGACCTGGTCAACATCAACAGAGACGTCAAACAG ATCGCCTGGCCCGCCACACCTTCCAAACGCGATGAATGCAAGTGGGCTGGAAAAGACCTTGGG AAAGATTGCTCAAACTTTGTGCGTGTGCTGCAGCCCTATAACCAGACGCATATTTACATATGTGGCACCGGAGCTTTCCATCCTATCTGTTCTTACCTGGAGATAGGCAAGCGAGCAGAg GACAACATCTTCAGACTGGATGCCAACTACTTTGAGAATGGACGTGGGAAAAGTCCCTATGATCCAAAGATGCAGTCCTCATCCCTCCTGATTG atGGAGAACTGTATTCTGGAACATCAGCAGACTTCATGGGACGAGACTTTGCCATTTTCCGAACACTTGGGTCACATCATCCAATCAGAACTGAGCAGCATGATTCTAGATGGCTGAATG ACCCCAGGTTTCTAGGAATACACCTGATCCCGGAGAGCGATAATCCTGAAGATGACAAGATTTTCCTGTTTTTCAAAGAAAACGCCATGGATGGTGAACATACAGGCAAAGCTACTATCTCCAGGATAGGACAACTGTGTAAG AATGACATGGGTGGACATAGGAGTCTCATAAACAAATGGACAACTTTCTTGAAAGCCAAGCTGACTTGCTCAGTTCCGGGCCTCAGTGGCATAGACACACATTTTGATGAACTGC AGGATGTGTTTCTAATGAGTGCTAAAGACCCAAAGAACCCAGTGATCTATGCTGTTTTTACTACATCCAG TAATATCTTCCGTGGATCAGCTATATGCATGTATAGTATGGCAGACATCCGAAGGGTATTTCTAGGTCCATATGCCCACAGGGACGGGCCAAACTACCAGTGGGTTCCCTTCCAGGGCAGAGTGCCATACCCCCGTCCTGGCACA TGTCCCAGCAAGACGTTTGGAGGCTTTGATTCCACCAAAGACCTTCCTGATGATGTAATCACATTTGCACGCCTGCATCCAGCCATGTATAACCCCGTGCAACCGATGGGTGGGAAGCCCATTGTGGTGCGCACGAACGTGGAGTACCAGTTCACTCAGCTGGTGGTGGATCGTGTGGAAGCTGAGGACGGCCAGTACGATGTCATGTTCATCGGCACAG ATTTAGGAACTGTGCTGAAGGTGGTGACCATTCCCAGGGAAAGCTGGCATGATCTGGAGGAAGTGGTGCTGGAAGAGATGACGGTGTTCAGG GAGCCAACACCTATTACTGCCATGGAGCTCTCCACTAAACAA CAACAGCTGTACCTCGGGTCAGATTTAGGGATTTCCCAGATGCCCCTGCACCGCTGTGAGGTCTATGGGAAGGCCTGTGCCGAGTGCTGCCTGGCAAGAGATCCATATTGTGCCTGGGACGGGACAGAGTGCTCTCGATATTTTCCGACTGCTAAGAG GAGAACAAGACGTCAGGACATCAGAAATGGTGATCCTCTTTCTCAGTGCTCTGATCTGCACCACAATG atgatCTGGAAGGATACAGCAGTGTGGAGGAAAGAAGTGTGTATGGTGTAGAGAACAGCAGCATGTTTCTGGAATGCAGCCCAAAGTCTCAGAGAGCTCTAATATACTGGCAGCTACAGAGACCCAATGATGAGCGTAAACATGAG ATTGTGATTGATGAAAGGCTGAGTCTTACGGGCCAGGGTTTGCTGATCAGAAGTCTAACCCAGGCCGATTCAGGAGTGTACCACTGTCATGCCGTCGAGCACGGCTTCATTCAACCACTGCGGCGTATTCACCTCCAGGTCATCCCAGCTCAGCGCGTGGGCGAGCTGCTTCTCCGGGCGAGCGCCAATGATAAGGACCCATCCCCCAAACACAAACTCTGGTATCGGGATTTCATGAGCCTGCTGGAGCACCCAGATCTCAACAGCGTGGACGAGTTCTGTGAGCGCGTTTGGAAGCGAGAGAAGAAACCGAAGGGAAAGAAAACCCCCAGAGTCAACCCTGCAGCTGGCGTGGGTACAAAAACAGATAAGACCCCTCAAACGACGGCTCAGACTTTGCAAAACCTGACGCAGAGAATGCAAAACACACCCAAAGTGCCGATCAACCCAACTGTTCAGATTCTCCCCAAGTCCACAGGTTTACAAAGAAGTCAAATCCCGGGAAGTACCGTGAACACAGAGAGCCAAAGCATCAAACCAGACACTCAGAGCACTCAGAAGGTCCAAAGTCCTCCCGAGAGCCAAAGAGCACAGCCGAACCAGGGAAAAAGAGGCACCCAGACCTCACAAAGAGGACCTCCTAACACAGCCAAGTGGAAACAGCTTCAGGAGAACAAAAGGGGGCGCAACCGCAGGACCCACGAACAGCAGAGACCACCACGCAGCGTGTGA
- the LOC109089152 gene encoding semaphorin-3aa isoform X1 has protein sequence MCCVLGVIWSCGEWTMLSLHGLWLGAKFKETLRFTHHVTSRFREMLESSNLVTFTGLANSSGYDTFLMDEERGRLLVGAEDHVFSFDLVNINRDVKQIAWPATPSKRDECKWAGKDLGKDCSNFVRVLQPYNQTHIYICGTGAFHPICSYLEIGKRAEDNIFRLDANYFENGRGKSPYDPKMQSSSLLIDGELYSGTSADFMGRDFAIFRTLGSHHPIRTEQHDSRWLNDPRFLGIHLIPESDNPEDDKIFLFFKENAMDGEHTGKATISRIGQLCKNDMGGHRSLINKWTTFLKAKLTCSVPGLSGIDTHFDELQDVFLMSAKDPKNPVIYAVFTTSSNIFRGSAICMYSMADIRRVFLGPYAHRDGPNYQWVPFQGRVPYPRPGTCPSKTFGGFDSTKDLPDDVITFARLHPAMYNPVQPMGGKPIVVRTNVEYQFTQLVVDRVEAEDGQYDVMFIGTDLGTVLKVVTIPRESWHDLEEVVLEEMTVFREPTPITAMELSTKQQQLYLGSDLGISQMPLHRCEVYGKACAECCLARDPYCAWDGTECSRYFPTAKRRTRRQDIRNGDPLSQCSDLHHNDDLEGYSSVEERSVYGVENSSMFLECSPKSQRALIYWQLQRPNDERKHEIVIDERLSLTGQGLLIRSLTQADSGVYHCHAVEHGFIQPLRRIHLQVIPAQRVGELLLRASANDKDPSPKHKLWYRDFMSLLEHPDLNSVDEFCERVWKREKKPKGKKTPRVNPAAGVGTKTDKTPQTTAQTLQNLTQRMQNTPKVPINPTVQILPKSTGLQRSQIPGSTVNTESQSIKPDTQSTQKVQSPPESQRAQPNQGKRGTQTSQRGPPNTAKWKQLQENKRGRNRRTHEQQRPPRSV, from the exons AAATGCTGGAATCCAGTAATCTAGTGACTTTCACTGGATTGGCAAACAGTTCAGGTTACGACACGTTCCTGATGGATGAAGAGAGAGGGAGATTGCTGGTTGGTGCGGAGGATCACGTCTTCTCTTTTGACCTGGTCAACATCAACAGAGACGTCAAACAG ATCGCCTGGCCCGCCACACCTTCCAAACGCGATGAATGCAAGTGGGCTGGAAAAGACCTTGGG AAAGATTGCTCAAACTTTGTGCGTGTGCTGCAGCCCTATAACCAGACGCATATTTACATATGTGGCACCGGAGCTTTCCATCCTATCTGTTCTTACCTGGAGATAGGCAAGCGAGCAGAg GACAACATCTTCAGACTGGATGCCAACTACTTTGAGAATGGACGTGGGAAAAGTCCCTATGATCCAAAGATGCAGTCCTCATCCCTCCTGATTG atGGAGAACTGTATTCTGGAACATCAGCAGACTTCATGGGACGAGACTTTGCCATTTTCCGAACACTTGGGTCACATCATCCAATCAGAACTGAGCAGCATGATTCTAGATGGCTGAATG ACCCCAGGTTTCTAGGAATACACCTGATCCCGGAGAGCGATAATCCTGAAGATGACAAGATTTTCCTGTTTTTCAAAGAAAACGCCATGGATGGTGAACATACAGGCAAAGCTACTATCTCCAGGATAGGACAACTGTGTAAG AATGACATGGGTGGACATAGGAGTCTCATAAACAAATGGACAACTTTCTTGAAAGCCAAGCTGACTTGCTCAGTTCCGGGCCTCAGTGGCATAGACACACATTTTGATGAACTGC AGGATGTGTTTCTAATGAGTGCTAAAGACCCAAAGAACCCAGTGATCTATGCTGTTTTTACTACATCCAG TAATATCTTCCGTGGATCAGCTATATGCATGTATAGTATGGCAGACATCCGAAGGGTATTTCTAGGTCCATATGCCCACAGGGACGGGCCAAACTACCAGTGGGTTCCCTTCCAGGGCAGAGTGCCATACCCCCGTCCTGGCACA TGTCCCAGCAAGACGTTTGGAGGCTTTGATTCCACCAAAGACCTTCCTGATGATGTAATCACATTTGCACGCCTGCATCCAGCCATGTATAACCCCGTGCAACCGATGGGTGGGAAGCCCATTGTGGTGCGCACGAACGTGGAGTACCAGTTCACTCAGCTGGTGGTGGATCGTGTGGAAGCTGAGGACGGCCAGTACGATGTCATGTTCATCGGCACAG ATTTAGGAACTGTGCTGAAGGTGGTGACCATTCCCAGGGAAAGCTGGCATGATCTGGAGGAAGTGGTGCTGGAAGAGATGACGGTGTTCAGG GAGCCAACACCTATTACTGCCATGGAGCTCTCCACTAAACAA CAACAGCTGTACCTCGGGTCAGATTTAGGGATTTCCCAGATGCCCCTGCACCGCTGTGAGGTCTATGGGAAGGCCTGTGCCGAGTGCTGCCTGGCAAGAGATCCATATTGTGCCTGGGACGGGACAGAGTGCTCTCGATATTTTCCGACTGCTAAGAG GAGAACAAGACGTCAGGACATCAGAAATGGTGATCCTCTTTCTCAGTGCTCTGATCTGCACCACAATG atgatCTGGAAGGATACAGCAGTGTGGAGGAAAGAAGTGTGTATGGTGTAGAGAACAGCAGCATGTTTCTGGAATGCAGCCCAAAGTCTCAGAGAGCTCTAATATACTGGCAGCTACAGAGACCCAATGATGAGCGTAAACATGAG ATTGTGATTGATGAAAGGCTGAGTCTTACGGGCCAGGGTTTGCTGATCAGAAGTCTAACCCAGGCCGATTCAGGAGTGTACCACTGTCATGCCGTCGAGCACGGCTTCATTCAACCACTGCGGCGTATTCACCTCCAGGTCATCCCAGCTCAGCGCGTGGGCGAGCTGCTTCTCCGGGCGAGCGCCAATGATAAGGACCCATCCCCCAAACACAAACTCTGGTATCGGGATTTCATGAGCCTGCTGGAGCACCCAGATCTCAACAGCGTGGACGAGTTCTGTGAGCGCGTTTGGAAGCGAGAGAAGAAACCGAAGGGAAAGAAAACCCCCAGAGTCAACCCTGCAGCTGGCGTGGGTACAAAAACAGATAAGACCCCTCAAACGACGGCTCAGACTTTGCAAAACCTGACGCAGAGAATGCAAAACACACCCAAAGTGCCGATCAACCCAACTGTTCAGATTCTCCCCAAGTCCACAGGTTTACAAAGAAGTCAAATCCCGGGAAGTACCGTGAACACAGAGAGCCAAAGCATCAAACCAGACACTCAGAGCACTCAGAAGGTCCAAAGTCCTCCCGAGAGCCAAAGAGCACAGCCGAACCAGGGAAAAAGAGGCACCCAGACCTCACAAAGAGGACCTCCTAACACAGCCAAGTGGAAACAGCTTCAGGAGAACAAAAGGGGGCGCAACCGCAGGACCCACGAACAGCAGAGACCACCACGCAGCGTGTGA